Proteins encoded within one genomic window of Sphingosinicella ginsenosidimutans:
- a CDS encoding maleate cis-trans isomerase family protein: MSARRDYGRAGFVGIGAPQANPTVEAEMRILMPPSVAMAVARLTASSPDPLERLSLYLERLEDTLAQYDSLRPQAFGFACTGSSYLLNPERVTRIVVGAEQRFGYPVVTATAAICWQLRRLGAQRIALASPYPPALSEAAVAFWRNAGFDIVESRAIETGSGDTRSIYALGSADARPAVDALRRAEVDAVLLSGTGMPSLALVGGEAGGPPVISSNLCLALRLCDLIGATPPDSSDWRARLTQTLSSEGSR; the protein is encoded by the coding sequence ATGAGCGCTCGCCGGGATTATGGCCGCGCCGGCTTCGTCGGCATCGGCGCGCCGCAGGCCAATCCGACCGTCGAGGCGGAAATGCGCATCCTGATGCCGCCGTCGGTCGCGATGGCGGTCGCCAGGCTCACCGCGTCCTCGCCGGACCCGCTGGAACGCCTGAGCCTCTATCTGGAGCGCCTCGAAGATACGCTCGCCCAATATGACAGCCTGCGCCCGCAGGCCTTCGGCTTCGCCTGCACCGGATCATCCTACCTGCTGAACCCCGAGCGGGTCACGCGGATCGTCGTCGGCGCGGAGCAGCGCTTCGGCTACCCCGTCGTCACCGCGACTGCCGCGATCTGCTGGCAGCTCCGCCGCCTCGGCGCGCAGAGGATCGCGCTCGCCTCGCCATATCCGCCGGCGCTTTCGGAAGCCGCAGTCGCGTTCTGGCGCAATGCGGGGTTCGACATCGTCGAGTCGCGGGCGATCGAGACCGGCAGCGGCGACACCCGCAGTATCTATGCGCTTGGCAGCGCCGATGCGCGCCCCGCGGTCGACGCGCTGCGCCGCGCTGAGGTCGACGCGGTCCTGCTGAGCGGGACCGGCATGCCCTCGCTCGCGCTCGTTGGCGGGGAAGCGGGCGGGCCGCCGGTGATCTCGTCCAACCTCTGCCTTGCGCTCCGGCTGTGCGACCTCATCGGTGCGACGCCGCCCGATTCCTCCGATTGGCGCGCACGCCTCACCCAGACCCTCAGTTCGGAAGGATCCAGATGA